One genomic segment of Candidatus Methylomirabilota bacterium includes these proteins:
- a CDS encoding thiamine pyrophosphate-binding protein, with translation MTGRTGGEWVVEALRAEGVRHVFGIPGIHNLAIYDALLRQSEITHILARHEQGAAFMADGYARSSGRVGVVVVTTGPGATNTLTPLAESYSASMPVLVIMSDIASALVGRDVGALHEVPNQIECFRPVCRMAETLASAAEIPTTIAGAFDLLRTGRPGPVAISIPNDFLGAKSEGVLRATRSGRRPPCHVAEIAEAARRLAGAQRPLILAGGGVIAAGAEPELLALARRLDAPVITTVMGRGAIPADDLLWHGVLPNKQASEPVLRQADVILAVGCRFAARSTQGLLLNLSLAPDQTLIHLDLDATVIGKLFKPQLGIVGDAKDGLARLLETLGPGGGRSAWDRARLGELREAASPRYTREIAGLIRTLRDALPREAIVANDQTGLNYWMEWRFPVLAPRTFLYPIGSATLGYAVPSAIGAQIANPGRPVVAIVGDGGFMFSVNELATAVKYRLPIAFLVMNDNRYGAIRWLQEKMFGRWGEADLANPDFPALARAFGARGERLPSVDALPQALATALKAGGPTVLELAMDIEPPWEL, from the coding sequence GTGACGGGGCGCACGGGCGGGGAGTGGGTGGTGGAGGCCCTCCGCGCGGAGGGCGTGCGTCACGTCTTCGGCATCCCCGGCATCCACAACCTGGCGATCTACGACGCGCTCCTCCGCCAGTCGGAGATCACCCACATCCTCGCGCGCCACGAGCAGGGGGCGGCCTTCATGGCCGATGGCTACGCCCGCTCGTCGGGGCGGGTCGGTGTAGTGGTGGTGACGACGGGGCCGGGGGCCACGAACACGCTGACCCCGCTGGCCGAATCGTACTCGGCTTCGATGCCGGTCCTCGTCATCATGTCCGACATCGCCTCGGCGCTGGTGGGCCGCGACGTCGGCGCGCTCCACGAGGTCCCCAACCAGATCGAATGCTTCCGACCCGTGTGCCGCATGGCCGAGACGCTCGCGTCGGCGGCCGAGATCCCGACGACGATCGCCGGCGCCTTCGACCTTCTGCGGACCGGGCGGCCCGGACCGGTGGCCATCTCCATTCCGAACGACTTCCTCGGCGCGAAGAGCGAGGGCGTCCTGAGAGCGACGCGGAGTGGCCGCCGGCCGCCGTGCCACGTGGCCGAGATCGCGGAGGCCGCCCGGCGCCTGGCCGGGGCGCAGCGTCCGCTGATCCTGGCCGGCGGCGGCGTGATCGCCGCGGGCGCCGAACCGGAGCTCCTGGCGCTGGCCCGCCGGCTGGATGCGCCGGTGATCACTACGGTGATGGGGCGCGGCGCCATTCCCGCGGACGATCTGCTCTGGCACGGGGTGCTTCCCAACAAGCAAGCGAGCGAGCCGGTGCTCCGTCAAGCCGACGTGATCTTGGCCGTCGGTTGCCGCTTCGCCGCGCGCTCGACCCAGGGGCTCCTGCTCAACCTCTCGCTGGCGCCCGACCAGACGCTCATCCACCTCGATCTGGACGCCACGGTGATCGGCAAGCTCTTCAAGCCCCAGCTCGGGATCGTCGGCGACGCCAAGGACGGCCTGGCCCGGCTGCTGGAGACGCTCGGACCCGGCGGGGGCCGGAGCGCCTGGGACCGGGCGCGGCTCGGTGAGCTACGCGAGGCCGCCAGCCCCCGTTACACCCGAGAGATCGCGGGGCTCATCCGGACGCTGCGCGACGCGCTGCCCCGCGAGGCGATCGTGGCCAACGACCAGACCGGCCTCAACTACTGGATGGAGTGGCGCTTCCCGGTGCTGGCGCCGAGGACGTTTCTCTATCCCATCGGATCGGCCACCCTCGGCTACGCCGTGCCGTCGGCGATCGGCGCTCAGATCGCCAATCCCGGACGCCCCGTGGTGGCGATCGTCGGCGATGGCGGGTTCATGTTCTCGGTCAACGAGCTGGCGACGGCGGTAAAATACCGTCTGCCGATCGCGTTTCTGGTGATGAACGACAACCGCTACGGAGCGATCCGGTGGCTGCAGGAGAAGATGTTCGGGCGCTGGGGCGAAGCGGATCTCGCCAACCCCGACTTTCCGGCGCTGGCCCGCGCCTTCGGCGCCCGGGGCGAGCGCCTGCCGAGCGTGGACGCGCTGCCTCAGGCCCTGGCGACGGCGCTCAAAGCGGGCGGGCCGACGGTGCTCGAACTGGCGATGGACATCGAGCCCCCCTGGGAGCTGTAG
- a CDS encoding inositol monophosphatase family protein, whose amino-acid sequence MTFLERRVAIEAARTAGHLLLNELSGSRRISYKGTPTNLVTEMDARAEALITERIHAAFAADAILAEEGGARPGQSGRRWIVDPLDGTTNYAHGVPLFAVSIALEVDRRIALGVVYDPNHDELFVAERGGGAFLGDERLAVSTTAGLGESLLATGFPYNIRETADTNLAEYAAFSLRARAVRRLGSAVLYLAWVAAGRFDGYWELQVGPWDVAAGALLVEEAGGRVTDLRGDRLDLDAPAIVASNGRIHDAMLSVLKEIRK is encoded by the coding sequence ATGACGTTCCTCGAGCGGCGCGTGGCGATCGAGGCCGCGCGCACGGCCGGCCACCTGCTGCTGAACGAGCTGTCCGGGTCGCGGCGAATTTCGTACAAGGGCACACCGACCAACCTCGTGACCGAAATGGACGCGCGCGCGGAGGCCCTCATCACCGAGCGCATCCACGCCGCGTTCGCCGCCGACGCGATTCTCGCCGAGGAAGGCGGCGCGCGGCCGGGGCAATCGGGGCGCCGGTGGATCGTCGACCCGCTCGACGGCACCACCAACTACGCCCACGGCGTCCCCCTCTTCGCGGTCTCCATCGCGCTGGAGGTCGACCGGCGGATCGCGCTGGGCGTCGTCTACGATCCGAACCACGACGAGCTCTTCGTGGCCGAGCGCGGTGGCGGCGCGTTCCTCGGCGACGAGCGGCTGGCCGTGTCGACCACGGCGGGCCTCGGGGAGAGCCTGCTGGCGACCGGCTTCCCGTACAACATCCGCGAGACGGCCGACACCAACCTCGCCGAGTACGCCGCCTTCAGCCTTCGCGCCCGCGCCGTCCGCCGCCTGGGCTCCGCGGTCCTCTATCTGGCCTGGGTGGCGGCGGGGCGCTTCGACGGCTACTGGGAGCTGCAGGTAGGCCCCTGGGACGTCGCGGCCGGGGCGCTGCTCGTCGAGGAGGCGGGCGGGCGCGTCACCGATCTCCGGGGTGACCGCCTCGATCTGGACGCGCCGGCCATCGTCGCCAGCAACGGGCGCATCCACGACGCCATGCTGAGCGTGCTCAAGGAGATCAGGAAATGA
- a CDS encoding iron ABC transporter permease: MIRGHVAERSGPRIPGLDRSVPVWVAAALTLVVLMALPLGWIGWVSVSSEDGPTLAHYATVFRDPQLQKALWNTVVMAFWVGLASVAIGAPLAWLTARTDLPGKTLIRGLIMASFVTPPFLGAFAWVMLAGPNAGLLNRLYRDLSGADGALVNIFTMPGLIFVVAIYTFPYVYIMVANTLALIASDLEEAAAILGAGRLRVAATVTLPMVAPAILSGFILAVLQALALFGSPAILALPAGFHTITTQIWSFFHYPPKVEMAAAFSIPLLLATALLLQVQKRLLGRRGYASIGGKGGRRRAIPLGFWRYPALGGCLALLACAIFLPYGVLAKAALSRAWAQPLTWDNLTLANFTFTFFEYSATQSAVLNTLELGVMTATVGAGLAALLAYVTNRRLIVGHQILAFLALAPIVIPGVVLAVGLFIAYTRPPLLLYGTLWILFVAYVTKEMPVGYSQADATFKGVHPELEEAGRILGAGRLRVLGEITAPLARSGIIATWCFIFIGVIRELSASIILFTPATKVISVVIFDLKEEGQFGPIAVLGLFMLAMTFATVVLMQRVLGRDFMGAKE, encoded by the coding sequence GTGATCAGGGGCCACGTCGCGGAGCGTTCGGGGCCGCGCATTCCGGGCCTGGACCGCTCGGTCCCGGTCTGGGTGGCCGCCGCCCTGACCCTCGTGGTGTTGATGGCGCTCCCGCTCGGTTGGATCGGCTGGGTGAGCGTCAGCAGCGAGGACGGGCCCACGCTCGCCCACTACGCCACGGTCTTCCGGGACCCGCAGCTGCAGAAGGCGCTCTGGAACACCGTCGTGATGGCGTTCTGGGTGGGCCTGGCGTCCGTCGCCATCGGGGCGCCGCTGGCCTGGCTCACGGCGCGCACCGACCTGCCCGGCAAGACGCTGATCCGCGGGCTCATCATGGCGTCCTTCGTGACGCCGCCCTTCCTGGGCGCCTTCGCCTGGGTGATGCTGGCCGGCCCCAACGCCGGGCTGCTCAACAGGCTCTACCGGGATCTCAGCGGCGCCGACGGCGCCCTCGTCAACATCTTCACCATGCCGGGCCTCATCTTCGTCGTAGCCATCTACACCTTTCCCTACGTCTACATCATGGTCGCCAACACGCTCGCGCTGATCGCCTCGGATCTCGAGGAGGCGGCCGCCATCCTCGGCGCCGGCCGGCTCCGGGTGGCCGCCACGGTGACGCTGCCGATGGTGGCGCCGGCGATCCTCAGCGGGTTCATCCTCGCCGTGCTGCAGGCCCTGGCCCTGTTCGGCTCGCCCGCCATCCTCGCGCTCCCCGCCGGCTTCCACACCATCACCACGCAGATCTGGTCCTTCTTCCACTACCCGCCCAAGGTGGAGATGGCGGCGGCGTTCTCCATTCCCCTGCTCCTGGCCACCGCGCTCCTGCTGCAGGTCCAGAAGCGCTTGCTGGGGCGGCGCGGCTACGCGTCGATCGGCGGCAAGGGCGGCCGGCGTCGGGCTATTCCTCTCGGCTTCTGGCGCTACCCGGCGCTCGGGGGGTGCCTGGCCCTGCTGGCCTGCGCGATCTTCCTGCCCTACGGGGTCCTGGCCAAGGCGGCGCTCTCGCGCGCCTGGGCCCAGCCGCTCACCTGGGACAACCTCACGCTGGCGAACTTCACCTTCACCTTCTTCGAGTACAGCGCCACGCAGTCGGCGGTGCTCAACACGCTCGAGCTCGGCGTGATGACGGCGACGGTGGGCGCCGGGCTGGCGGCGCTGCTGGCCTACGTCACCAACCGCCGGCTGATCGTCGGGCATCAGATCCTGGCCTTCCTGGCCCTGGCGCCCATCGTCATCCCCGGCGTCGTCCTGGCCGTCGGCCTCTTCATCGCCTACACGCGGCCGCCACTCCTCCTCTACGGCACGCTCTGGATCCTCTTCGTCGCCTATGTCACCAAGGAGATGCCCGTCGGGTACTCGCAGGCCGACGCGACGTTCAAGGGCGTCCATCCGGAGCTCGAGGAGGCCGGCCGCATCCTCGGGGCCGGCCGTCTGCGCGTGCTCGGCGAGATCACGGCGCCCCTGGCCCGCAGCGGGATCATCGCCACCTGGTGCTTCATCTTCATCGGGGTGATCCGCGAGCTCTCGGCCTCGATCATCTTGTTCACGCCCGCGACCAAGGTGATCTCGGTCGTGATCTTCGACCTCAAGGAAGAGGGCCAGTTCGGGCCGATCGCCGTCCTGGGCCTCTTCATGCTGGCCATGACCTTCGCCACGGTGGTGCTGATGCAGCGGGTGCTGGGGCGCGACTTCATGGGGGCGAAGGAGTAA
- the pal gene encoding peptidoglycan-associated lipoprotein Pal — translation MKACHCHHLVIWLVALATIFAGCATTGTSETPGAAGTSGSAGVRQTAGAGDATGMGPRPSPKEFVALRNLPDIHFDFDRYEIRPDAAKVLEATADWLRTNRDVLILIEGHTDERGTNEYNLALGDRRARAALNYLVSRGVQKNRITTITYGEERPFCTSRNEECWTENRRAHFGIKSR, via the coding sequence ATGAAGGCATGTCATTGTCATCACCTCGTGATCTGGCTGGTGGCGCTGGCGACCATCTTCGCCGGCTGCGCCACTACCGGAACCTCGGAGACGCCGGGGGCGGCCGGCACCTCGGGTTCGGCGGGTGTCAGGCAAACGGCAGGTGCCGGTGATGCCACGGGGATGGGGCCGCGTCCGTCGCCGAAGGAGTTCGTCGCCCTCAGGAATCTCCCCGACATCCACTTCGATTTCGACCGGTACGAGATCCGACCGGATGCGGCGAAGGTCCTCGAGGCGACCGCGGACTGGCTGAGAACGAACCGCGACGTGTTGATTCTGATCGAGGGGCACACCGACGAGCGCGGCACCAACGAGTACAACCTGGCGCTCGGCGATCGTCGCGCCCGCGCCGCGCTGAACTACCTCGTCTCCCGCGGCGTGCAGAAGAACCGGATCACGACCATCACCTACGGCGAAGAGCGGCCGTTCTGCACCTCGCGGAACGAGGAGTGCTGGACCGAGAACCGCCGGGCCCACTTCGGGATCAAGAGCCGGTAG
- a CDS encoding MmgE/PrpD family protein, whose amino-acid sequence MTAGLGMGERSASRRLARFALGLRLDEIPPAAVERATVLVLDTLGGCLAASTMEFGRAVTETALRLGGGPESTLVGAKERVGAASAVLANGTLAHGLDFDDTREDAIVHTGCVAVPTALAVGEAVAASGAAVVEAIVAAVEVMCRVGLAVPGKFHARHFHPTALTGGFAAAAAAARLYGLTEDQLVDALGICGSQAGGIIEYLADGAWTKRLHPGWAAHAGVVATVLARHGFSGPARVLEGEHGFYRAFADGCDTARLEGLLGSLGQEWEIERLTFKPYPCGSIAHPYMDCALRLRQEHRVRAEEIVEIRCRTAAGPVPRLWEPLAAKRRPANGYAAKFSLPYLVATMLVRGEAGLACFTDEAVGDGSVLRVAEKVGYEVDPTIDYPRQFSGHVLVRLADGRVVEARQEHPRGGPDFPLTRDELEAKFRGNAALVLSAERIERVIREVERLPRAPRLEGLAALLRRED is encoded by the coding sequence ATGACCGCGGGGCTCGGCATGGGCGAACGATCGGCCTCTCGGCGCCTGGCCCGCTTCGCGCTCGGCCTGCGGCTCGACGAGATTCCTCCGGCCGCCGTCGAACGCGCCACGGTCCTCGTCCTCGACACGCTGGGCGGCTGCCTCGCCGCCTCCACCATGGAGTTCGGCCGGGCGGTGACGGAGACGGCGCTCCGACTCGGCGGCGGGCCGGAGAGCACGCTGGTGGGCGCCAAGGAGAGAGTCGGCGCGGCCAGCGCCGTCCTCGCCAACGGCACGCTGGCCCACGGCCTCGACTTCGACGACACCCGGGAGGACGCGATCGTCCACACCGGATGCGTCGCGGTGCCCACCGCCCTCGCCGTGGGCGAGGCCGTCGCGGCCTCCGGCGCCGCCGTCGTCGAGGCGATCGTGGCGGCCGTCGAGGTGATGTGCCGCGTGGGGCTCGCCGTCCCCGGAAAATTTCACGCGCGCCACTTCCATCCCACGGCGCTGACGGGCGGCTTCGCCGCGGCGGCCGCGGCCGCCCGGCTGTACGGGCTGACCGAGGACCAGCTCGTCGACGCCCTCGGCATCTGCGGCAGCCAGGCGGGCGGCATCATCGAGTACCTGGCCGACGGCGCCTGGACGAAGCGGCTCCACCCGGGCTGGGCGGCCCACGCGGGCGTCGTGGCCACTGTCCTCGCCCGCCACGGGTTCAGCGGTCCCGCGCGGGTGCTGGAAGGCGAGCACGGCTTCTACCGCGCGTTCGCCGACGGTTGCGATACCGCTCGGCTCGAGGGCTTGCTCGGGAGCCTCGGCCAGGAGTGGGAGATCGAACGGCTCACCTTCAAGCCCTATCCCTGTGGCTCCATCGCCCATCCGTACATGGACTGCGCCCTCCGGCTTCGGCAGGAGCACCGCGTCCGGGCCGAAGAGATCGTCGAGATCCGCTGCCGGACGGCGGCGGGCCCCGTGCCCCGTCTCTGGGAGCCCCTGGCCGCCAAGCGCCGCCCGGCGAACGGCTACGCGGCCAAGTTCAGCCTCCCCTACCTGGTGGCGACGATGCTGGTCAGGGGGGAGGCCGGGTTGGCCTGTTTCACCGACGAGGCGGTCGGCGACGGCAGCGTGCTGCGGGTGGCGGAGAAGGTCGGCTACGAGGTGGACCCTACGATCGATTACCCCCGTCAGTTTTCCGGTCACGTCCTGGTGCGCCTCGCCGACGGCCGCGTGGTGGAGGCCCGCCAGGAGCATCCGCGTGGAGGCCCCGATTTTCCCTTGACGCGCGACGAGCTAGAGGCGAAATTCCGCGGCAACGCCGCCCTGGTCCTGTCGGCCGAGCGCATCGAGCGGGTGATCCGTGAAGTCGAGCGGCTGCCGCGAGCGCCGCGGCTGGAGGGGCTGGCGGCTTTACTCCGACGAGAGGATTGA
- a CDS encoding ABC transporter ATP-binding protein has product MPGVIVKELTKRYGKVAAIEGLSLEVKPRELVALLGPSGCGKTTTLRVVAGFLRPEAGEIWVGDRCLSSPSAVVPPERRRMAMIFQSYALWPHMTVAQNVAYGLRFKKEVSRAERERRVREILKVVHLEGFESRYPGELSGGQQQRVAVARALVVEPEILLLDEPLSNLDANLREEMRFEIRRLHEAFGITTLYVTHDQAEAMVISDRIAVLYRGRVVQIGTAHQLFEQPRTRFVADFIGKTNLIDGVAAAPDRVARGGLSLRVASASLKPGAAVTVSIRPHEITLASASSPRTDGEGVNVLRGTVQRTSYLGDAIDYQVQVDGSDVVVRAAGPPPAAVRAGQEVTLILPAAACVPLTDSD; this is encoded by the coding sequence ATGCCCGGAGTGATCGTCAAGGAGCTGACCAAGCGCTACGGGAAGGTCGCCGCCATCGAGGGGCTTTCCCTCGAGGTCAAGCCCCGCGAGCTGGTGGCGCTGCTCGGCCCCTCGGGATGCGGGAAGACGACGACGCTCAGGGTCGTGGCCGGATTCCTCAGGCCCGAGGCCGGCGAGATCTGGGTCGGGGACCGGTGTCTGTCCTCGCCCAGCGCCGTCGTCCCGCCGGAACGCCGCCGGATGGCGATGATCTTCCAGAGCTACGCGCTCTGGCCCCACATGACCGTCGCCCAGAACGTCGCGTACGGCCTGCGGTTCAAGAAGGAGGTGTCCCGGGCCGAGCGCGAGCGGCGGGTCCGGGAGATCCTCAAGGTCGTCCACCTCGAGGGGTTCGAGTCGCGCTACCCGGGCGAGCTGTCGGGCGGCCAGCAGCAGCGCGTGGCCGTGGCCCGGGCGCTGGTCGTCGAGCCGGAGATCCTGTTACTCGACGAACCTCTTAGCAACCTGGATGCAAATCTCCGTGAGGAAATGCGCTTCGAGATCCGCCGGCTCCACGAGGCCTTCGGGATCACCACGCTCTACGTCACTCACGACCAGGCGGAGGCCATGGTCATCTCCGACCGGATCGCGGTGCTTTACCGGGGACGCGTCGTCCAGATCGGAACCGCGCATCAGCTCTTCGAGCAGCCCCGCACGCGCTTCGTCGCCGACTTCATCGGCAAGACCAACCTGATCGACGGGGTGGCCGCGGCTCCCGATCGCGTGGCCAGGGGCGGGCTCAGCCTCCGTGTGGCCTCGGCGAGCCTGAAGCCCGGCGCGGCGGTGACCGTCTCCATCCGCCCCCACGAGATCACCCTGGCCTCCGCGTCCTCACCGAGGACAGATGGCGAGGGGGTGAACGTGCTGAGAGGGACCGTTCAGCGCACGAGCTACCTCGGCGACGCCATCGACTACCAGGTGCAGGTGGACGGGAGCGATGTGGTCGTGCGCGCGGCCGGGCCGCCCCCGGCGGCCGTGCGGGCGGGTCAGGAAGTGACGCTCATCCTGCCTGCCGCCGCCTGCGTGCCCTTGACGGACAGCGACTGA
- a CDS encoding thiamine pyrophosphate-dependent enzyme, with product MTVAEVLLEILKSAGVRYLFGNPGTTELPFLDALPDSGLEYVVGLQEAVAVAAADGYAQASGQVGAVNVHVAPGVANGLSILHNAARAKSPVLLTAGQQDTRFLLDEPILAADLVQMTEQFTKWSYEVRRPEEAPVALRRALTVATTPPTGPVFLSLPMDLMGAVVDDAGRGPGPVAARSLPEPSAIARAAELLRAAGAPLVIAGDGVARAQAVPEVVALAERLGARVHGEPVYRRTNFPSDHPLWRGGLFPAPSGVRKALEDCDALLVIGANVFTWFLHAPGEPFPRGLPVVQIDDDPWEIGRSYPVTLGIVADPKGTLAALTAALAELMSEADRAAAAARAQQIGAARAEAAARMRAAAEAEADRIPISQAYLMHTLASVVPDDVVVVDESATSLPFVLRYLPARRPGSFFGSKTGTLGWGMGAAIGVQLGAPGRKVVATIGDGSVMYAPQALWTAAHYRLPITYVVPNNASYAILKSGMLSLGLQSAKRGIYPGMDLVNPEIDYLALAKALGVRAERVEKPRELRDALVECLAHPGPTLVDVAIDRGFKAML from the coding sequence ATGACGGTCGCCGAGGTCCTCCTGGAGATCTTGAAATCCGCCGGCGTGCGCTACCTCTTCGGGAATCCCGGCACGACCGAGCTGCCCTTTCTCGACGCGCTCCCGGACTCCGGCCTCGAGTACGTGGTGGGCCTGCAGGAGGCCGTGGCGGTGGCGGCGGCCGATGGCTACGCTCAGGCCTCCGGGCAGGTGGGCGCGGTCAACGTCCACGTGGCGCCGGGCGTGGCCAATGGTCTGTCGATCCTCCACAACGCGGCGCGGGCGAAGTCACCCGTGCTGCTGACGGCCGGCCAGCAGGACACTCGGTTCCTGCTCGACGAGCCGATCCTGGCGGCGGATCTCGTCCAGATGACCGAGCAGTTCACGAAATGGTCGTACGAGGTCCGGCGTCCGGAGGAAGCGCCCGTCGCGCTGCGCCGGGCGCTCACGGTCGCCACGACGCCGCCCACGGGCCCGGTCTTCCTCTCGCTGCCGATGGATCTCATGGGCGCCGTCGTGGACGATGCGGGACGGGGGCCCGGTCCGGTCGCCGCGCGGAGCCTGCCCGAGCCGTCGGCGATCGCCCGCGCCGCCGAGCTGCTCCGTGCCGCCGGCGCGCCCCTTGTCATCGCCGGCGACGGTGTCGCCCGCGCCCAGGCGGTCCCCGAGGTGGTCGCGCTGGCCGAGCGCCTGGGCGCTCGCGTCCACGGCGAGCCCGTGTATCGACGCACCAACTTCCCGAGCGATCACCCGCTGTGGCGGGGCGGGCTCTTCCCGGCGCCGAGCGGCGTCAGGAAGGCGCTGGAGGACTGCGACGCGCTCCTCGTCATCGGAGCAAACGTCTTCACGTGGTTCCTCCACGCGCCGGGTGAGCCCTTCCCGCGCGGGCTGCCGGTGGTGCAGATCGACGACGATCCGTGGGAGATCGGGCGGAGCTACCCTGTGACGCTGGGCATCGTCGCCGACCCCAAGGGCACGCTGGCAGCGCTGACGGCGGCACTGGCCGAGCTGATGAGCGAGGCCGACCGCGCCGCCGCGGCCGCGCGCGCGCAGCAGATCGGTGCGGCGCGAGCGGAAGCGGCGGCCCGGATGCGAGCGGCGGCGGAGGCGGAGGCCGACCGCATCCCGATCTCGCAGGCCTACCTGATGCACACGCTGGCCTCCGTCGTCCCCGACGACGTAGTCGTCGTGGACGAGTCGGCGACGTCGCTGCCCTTCGTCCTGCGCTATCTGCCGGCCAGGCGGCCTGGCTCCTTCTTCGGTTCGAAGACGGGCACGCTCGGCTGGGGCATGGGCGCGGCGATCGGCGTCCAGCTCGGCGCCCCGGGCCGGAAGGTCGTGGCCACCATCGGCGACGGCTCGGTGATGTACGCGCCCCAGGCGCTGTGGACGGCGGCGCATTACCGTCTCCCGATCACGTACGTCGTGCCCAACAACGCGTCGTACGCGATCCTCAAGTCCGGCATGCTGAGCCTCGGCCTGCAGTCGGCCAAGCGCGGGATCTATCCCGGGATGGACCTCGTGAACCCCGAGATCGACTACCTCGCGCTCGCCAAGGCGCTCGGCGTGCGTGCCGAGCGGGTCGAAAAGCCGCGCGAGCTGCGCGACGCCCTGGTCGAGTGCCTCGCCCATCCCGGTCCCACCCTCGTCGACGTCGCAATCGACCGCGGCTTCAAGGCAATGCTGTGA
- a CDS encoding extracellular solute-binding protein encodes MAQRWRLAMTVLGVLAFLSGAAPAPAQDVRLEAAKKEGKVVWYTSLVLPSAEKVAKLFEAAYPAIKVEVHRTGSQRILQKLMQELQANIKNADVVHTSDAGHFVLLKEKKLLMHYTPAGVDKFPASFKDRDGYYYGLRATVNVIAYNTKIVSAAEAPKSWKELLDAKWKGKLVTAHPGYSGVIATHVLALANHYGWDYFKQLAQNRAMIVQSAADPSAVVASGERPVAVNGGDYSAYQLKKKGSPIEIVYPKDGVPLVVSPTAITVFAPHPNAAKLFTDFTFTKDVQQVMADSEGLYTGHPEVKYPADKPKLGELKLLQVDPEELEKRNEEIKKRFVEFFGA; translated from the coding sequence ATGGCACAGCGTTGGCGTCTCGCGATGACAGTTCTCGGTGTGCTGGCCTTCCTGAGCGGGGCCGCGCCGGCCCCGGCCCAGGATGTGCGCCTGGAGGCCGCCAAGAAGGAAGGCAAGGTGGTCTGGTACACCTCGCTGGTCCTCCCCAGCGCCGAGAAGGTCGCCAAACTGTTCGAGGCGGCCTACCCGGCGATCAAGGTGGAGGTCCACCGCACCGGCTCGCAGCGCATCTTGCAGAAGCTCATGCAGGAGCTCCAGGCCAACATCAAGAACGCGGACGTCGTCCACACCTCGGACGCCGGCCACTTCGTGCTCCTCAAGGAAAAGAAGCTCCTGATGCACTACACGCCGGCGGGCGTCGACAAGTTCCCGGCGAGCTTCAAGGACCGCGATGGCTACTACTACGGCCTGCGCGCCACGGTCAACGTCATCGCCTACAACACCAAGATCGTGTCGGCGGCGGAGGCCCCCAAGAGCTGGAAGGAGCTGCTCGACGCCAAGTGGAAGGGCAAGCTGGTCACGGCCCATCCCGGCTACAGCGGCGTCATCGCCACCCACGTGCTGGCGCTCGCGAACCACTACGGTTGGGACTACTTCAAGCAGCTCGCTCAGAACCGGGCCATGATCGTGCAGTCGGCCGCCGACCCGTCCGCCGTGGTGGCCTCCGGCGAGCGCCCGGTGGCCGTGAACGGCGGCGACTACAGCGCGTATCAGCTGAAGAAGAAGGGCAGCCCGATCGAGATCGTGTACCCCAAGGACGGCGTGCCGCTCGTCGTCTCGCCGACTGCCATCACCGTCTTCGCCCCGCATCCGAACGCGGCCAAGCTCTTCACCGACTTCACCTTCACGAAGGACGTCCAGCAGGTCATGGCCGACAGCGAGGGCCTCTACACCGGGCATCCCGAGGTGAAGTACCCCGCCGACAAGCCGAAGCTGGGCGAGCTCAAGCTGCTCCAGGTCGATCCCGAGGAGCTGGAGAAGCGCAATGAGGAGATCAAGAAGCGCTTCGTGGAGTTCTTCGGCGCCTGA